The DNA sequence CCGCATCGACACGGTGGTGGTCTACAAGGTCGACCGGCTGACCCGGTCGCTCGCCGACTTCGCGAAGATCGTGGAACTGTTCGAAGGCCAGGGCGTCTCCTTCGTCTCGGTGACCCAGCAGTTCAACACCACCACCTCCATGGGACGGCTGACGCTGAATGTCCTGCTCTCCTTCGCCCAGTTCGAGCGCGAGGTCACCGCCGAGCGCATCCGTGACAAGATCGCGGCGTCGCGGAAGAAGGGCATGTGGATGGGCGGCGGCCTGCCCGTCGGCTACCGCGCCGAGGAGCGGCAACTGGTCGTCGACCAGGATCAGGCGCACTTGGTCCGCCGCATCTTCGCTCTCTATCTCGAACTGGGCTCGGTCAGGGCGGTGCAGCAGGTCCTGGAGGCGGAAGGCATCCGCACGCCGCAGCGGAAGAGCCGGGCAGGCAGGAACCATGGCGGTCGGCCTTTCAGCCGGGGCAACCTCTATTCGATCCTCGGCAATCCAATCTACATCGGCCGGGTCCGCCATCGCGGCGAGGTCTTTGATGGCCGACACGAGGCGATCATCGACCGCGAGACCTGGACCCGTGTCCAGAAACAGCTGGCCGGGCAGGCACGGCGCAAGCGGGACACCGGCGGAGGGGCCAGCCAGCACCTGTTCGTCGGGCTTCTGTTCGATGATGAAGGCGCGCCGCTCTACGCGACCCAGGCCAGCAAGCAGGGCCGGCGCTATCGCTATTACACGTCGAAGGCGCTCGTGGAGGGCAGGGAGGAAGCTGCAGGTCCCGGCAAGGGCTGGCGCATCGCCGCGCCCGCCTTCGAGAAGCTGGTCGTCGAACAGCTGCAGGCCCTGCTTCGCGACCCCATCCGCCTGATGGACCTTCTGGAGGATGACACTCGCGACAACACGCGTCTCACCGACCTGATCGACCGGGCCGCGGAGATGGCCAGTGGGCTCGAAGGCGACCTACTTCGCCAACTGGTCCGGCGCATCGAGATACGGGACGGCATTCTCGGGCTGGTACTCGACGGGGCGACACTGGATGAACAGGCCGAACCAGGGCCGGAGGAGCTCTCGATCGAACTGCCGGTTCGGGTCGCCCGCCGCGGTGTCGAAAGCCGGATCGTGCTGGCCGGCGAGGACGCTTACGCCGGGACACCCGATGTGGCGCTGGTGCGGCTGATCACCCGCGCCCAACGCTGGAACAACATGCTGGCGACCGGCGAGGCGGACTCGCTCCAGGAGCTATCGGCCAAGGCAGGCATCGACCGCAGCGAGATAGGTCGCGTGCTGCAGCTGGCGTATCTCGCCCCCGACATCACCGAGGCCATTCTCGATGGGCGACAGCCCTCCGAGTTGACTGCGCATCGCCTGAAGCGCATGGCCGGCCTGCCGCTTGACTGGACCGAGCAGCGGAAGGCGCTGGGCTTCACCTGATCCAGCACACCGCGGCCGCCCCCGGTAGAACCATCTGTCCGCAACTCCAGAACCATGTGTCCGGCGACAACTGCCCGCCGTCGAATTGATGGTGGGGCTGCCGAAATGGCCGAAAAGAGACGCTCGCCGAAATGGGCGGGAAAAGCGCCGGATTCACCGTCTCTCGTGGTGGGCATTCGTCTCGAAAGCGCCGACAAGTCCCGGAAATCCGGCGTTCCGGGCCGGTGCTGACGGGGTGGCTGAAATGCGGAGACTAGTTGGTCGTGTGGCCAGTCCCGGTCGAACCGGTCTCTTGCATCAAAATTCCCTGTTAAGGCCCCAAAAACAGGGAAATTCGTCGAATTTACAGGGAATCGACAGCAGCAAGGTGCAGATTTCCAGTGCGATTTCAGTGCTTTAGCCTAGAAATTCCCTACGGACGGAACAGGGAGTTTTTCGGACCGGAACAGGGAATTCTGGGCGCCGATCAGGGAACTTCGGCAAGTCTTCAGGGAAGACACACTTCCCTGGCGGCGGTCGGAGCGGTCTCCTCTCATTCGACTGACCGAATGAGAGAAAATAGAGATGGCCGATGGTCGAGCGCCGTGGAGGCGTCATGGTGAGGCATTCTGGCGAGCGCATCATGAAGCATCGAAGCCTTGAGATAAAATCCGCGGGAGTATTGCGAAGTATATCGTATC is a window from the Minwuia thermotolerans genome containing:
- a CDS encoding recombinase family protein produces the protein RIDTVVVYKVDRLTRSLADFAKIVELFEGQGVSFVSVTQQFNTTTSMGRLTLNVLLSFAQFEREVTAERIRDKIAASRKKGMWMGGGLPVGYRAEERQLVVDQDQAHLVRRIFALYLELGSVRAVQQVLEAEGIRTPQRKSRAGRNHGGRPFSRGNLYSILGNPIYIGRVRHRGEVFDGRHEAIIDRETWTRVQKQLAGQARRKRDTGGGASQHLFVGLLFDDEGAPLYATQASKQGRRYRYYTSKALVEGREEAAGPGKGWRIAAPAFEKLVVEQLQALLRDPIRLMDLLEDDTRDNTRLTDLIDRAAEMASGLEGDLLRQLVRRIEIRDGILGLVLDGATLDEQAEPGPEELSIELPVRVARRGVESRIVLAGEDAYAGTPDVALVRLITRAQRWNNMLATGEADSLQELSAKAGIDRSEIGRVLQLAYLAPDITEAILDGRQPSELTAHRLKRMAGLPLDWTEQRKALGFT